Proteins found in one Exiguobacterium sp. 9-2 genomic segment:
- a CDS encoding TetR/AcrR family transcriptional regulator, with translation MASAKAQETRRRILEATTAIILQQGFTQLTLDEVAKQANVSKGGLLYHFASKEALLMGVIEAQEARQFELYEQHQLTMGPMEAFVTLQIQQQEEFHLDMDALLYLLSLLKDHATFVEERKRQVEHFFRQLTEQMDPVEVLSIRFTLDGLKLSEHFQFGAPSPTIRQQLIQQLIERARQLDKQIEE, from the coding sequence TTGGCTAGTGCAAAAGCACAAGAGACACGTCGCCGGATTCTTGAAGCAACGACAGCGATCATATTGCAACAAGGCTTTACTCAGCTAACGCTCGATGAAGTCGCGAAACAGGCAAATGTCTCGAAAGGTGGACTATTGTATCATTTTGCTTCGAAAGAAGCGTTGCTGATGGGAGTCATCGAAGCGCAAGAAGCACGTCAATTTGAACTGTACGAACAGCATCAGTTGACGATGGGACCGATGGAAGCGTTCGTGACGTTGCAAATCCAGCAGCAAGAGGAATTCCACCTCGATATGGATGCGCTTCTTTACTTATTGTCCTTGTTAAAGGATCACGCGACGTTCGTCGAGGAACGAAAGCGACAAGTTGAGCATTTCTTCCGCCAACTGACAGAACAGATGGATCCGGTTGAGGTGTTATCGATTCGTTTTACATTAGACGGTTTGAAACTGTCGGAGCATTTTCAGTTTGGTGCACCTTCTCCGACTATCCGACAACAATTGATTCAGCAATTAATAGAACGTGCACGACAATTAGACAAGCAAATTGAAGAGTGA
- a CDS encoding pyrroline-5-carboxylate reductase family protein: MKLLVVGAGAMSEALVQGWVASGFKREDITMTNRSGGARLTEVAARHGIQTVEQEDVSLYDVVMLGMQPDGVLAYVANQQWTHQTIVSIAAHITPDEIERLTERPTVAVMPNTPVAHRLGMTGLWFGSRVNEEIRSVVEALFERVGEIAEANETTMPAFMAAAGCSPAFFYEIVAGMVPVLTDAGFEEGNARRIVAQAMKGSAEILMRSNESTDRLIADVAAPGGPTDRGVQVLRERHLFETMQAALRESAREANE, translated from the coding sequence ATGAAACTATTAGTAGTAGGAGCAGGTGCGATGAGTGAGGCGCTCGTTCAAGGGTGGGTCGCTTCTGGATTTAAGCGTGAGGACATTACGATGACGAATCGCAGTGGTGGAGCACGCTTGACGGAAGTCGCGGCGCGACACGGCATTCAAACAGTCGAGCAAGAAGATGTCTCCTTATATGATGTCGTCATGCTTGGCATGCAACCCGATGGTGTACTTGCCTACGTAGCAAACCAACAATGGACGCATCAAACGATCGTTTCGATTGCGGCTCACATTACACCGGACGAAATCGAACGGTTAACGGAACGTCCGACAGTTGCTGTCATGCCGAATACACCCGTTGCCCATCGATTAGGAATGACTGGACTATGGTTCGGCTCACGCGTGAACGAAGAGATCCGAAGTGTAGTCGAGGCATTATTTGAACGTGTCGGAGAAATCGCGGAGGCAAATGAAACAACGATGCCAGCGTTCATGGCGGCAGCTGGATGTAGTCCAGCATTCTTCTATGAAATCGTAGCTGGTATGGTACCAGTTTTGACGGATGCCGGTTTTGAAGAGGGAAATGCACGTCGAATCGTTGCTCAAGCGATGAAAGGTTCAGCTGAAATTCTCATGCGTTCTAATGAGAGCACAGATCGTCTCATTGCTGACGTTGCAGCACCTGGTGGACCGACGGATCGTGGTGTCCAAGTGTTACGGGAGCGTCACCTGTTCGAAACGATGCAAGCGGCGCTACGAGAGAGTGCACGTGAAGCAAACGAATAA
- the cbpA gene encoding cyclic di-AMP binding protein CbpA produces MLVQSLCIPKHQCVTISETATIREALDTLEKTGYRCVPVLSQTGQDFKGNIYKMHIYRHGMNGGSLDDNVMSLIKNTSKYIYTGSNFFEVFFSIKELPYIAVLNDDGHFFGILPHGKMLGMLEEAWNRDSGSYVLTVALSEQKGALEKISKIVNKYSTVASLMTLDAKSSVMRRVLITLPTDCDEKTKKKIVKKLDDKGLRVVAVEDLAVRV; encoded by the coding sequence ATGCTCGTTCAAAGTTTATGTATCCCGAAGCACCAATGTGTCACGATTTCCGAAACAGCGACGATCCGTGAAGCGCTTGACACGCTTGAAAAAACCGGATACCGATGTGTCCCGGTTCTTAGTCAGACAGGACAGGATTTCAAGGGGAATATCTATAAGATGCACATTTATCGTCATGGGATGAATGGTGGCAGTTTAGACGACAATGTCATGTCGCTGATTAAGAATACATCCAAATACATCTATACAGGAAGTAATTTCTTTGAAGTCTTCTTCTCAATTAAGGAATTACCGTATATTGCGGTCTTAAATGACGACGGTCATTTCTTCGGTATCTTACCGCACGGGAAGATGCTTGGAATGCTTGAGGAAGCGTGGAATCGTGATTCGGGAAGTTACGTCTTAACGGTAGCCTTAAGTGAACAAAAAGGGGCGCTCGAGAAAATTTCGAAGATCGTTAACAAATATTCAACGGTGGCGAGTCTGATGACTCTCGATGCAAAGAGTAGTGTCATGCGTCGCGTATTAATTACGTTACCAACGGATTGTGACGAGAAGACGAAGAAAAAAATCGTGAAGAAACTTGACGACAAGGGTCTTCGTGTCGTCGCTGTTGAAGATTTAGCTGTTCGTGTATAA
- a CDS encoding YojF family protein — protein MQAIDLQEIQRYIDEHANTPLYVHVETTNGAYATHQDPTFHSAGMFFRNAEITYERGLITGNGPYRIGLKLAHGWLYGEGLTDFEFAGDQLLIAGHDVEGRLAIAFELSPTPFAQGAEEVDA, from the coding sequence ATGCAAGCCATTGATTTACAAGAGATACAGCGTTATATCGACGAACATGCGAATACACCGTTATACGTACACGTTGAGACGACGAACGGTGCCTACGCGACGCACCAAGATCCGACCTTCCATAGCGCAGGGATGTTTTTCCGTAATGCGGAAATCACTTACGAACGTGGTTTGATCACAGGAAACGGTCCTTACCGGATCGGTTTGAAACTTGCACACGGCTGGTTATACGGTGAGGGATTAACTGATTTCGAATTTGCTGGGGATCAATTGTTGATTGCCGGTCACGATGTCGAAGGACGTCTTGCGATTGCTTTTGAACTTAGCCCGACACCATTTGCTCAAGGTGCAGAGGAGGTAGACGCATGA
- a CDS encoding inorganic phosphate transporter yields MDSLFIITAIIVILALSFDFINGFHDTANSIATAVSTRALKPRHAIILAASMNFLGAITFTGVAKTISGDIVDPSTLEHGSYVVIAALISAIAWNLLTWYFGIPSSSSHTLIGSIAGAAVASVGFGGIEAKGFLKIVEALLISPVLAFTLGFIVYAVFKIIFKKGNLAKTNRRFRHVQIATAALQSYTHGTNDAQKAMGIITLALISSGFQTDHEVATWVKLSCAIAMGLGTSVGGWRIIKTVGGQIMKIRPVNGVAADLTSAAIIFGATAIHLPVSTTHVISSAILGVGTSHRKKGVKWGTAQRMLITWVITLPISMALAAMIYYILDFLFIK; encoded by the coding sequence ATGGATAGCCTGTTTATCATCACCGCCATAATCGTGATTCTCGCACTTAGCTTCGACTTCATCAACGGTTTCCACGATACAGCGAACTCAATCGCGACTGCTGTATCGACTCGCGCTTTGAAACCACGCCATGCCATCATTTTGGCTGCATCGATGAACTTCCTAGGTGCAATCACATTCACTGGAGTCGCAAAAACGATCTCTGGTGACATCGTTGACCCGTCAACACTTGAACACGGGAGCTATGTCGTCATCGCTGCCTTGATTTCAGCCATTGCTTGGAATCTCTTGACTTGGTACTTTGGTATTCCGTCAAGTTCGTCGCATACACTGATTGGTTCGATTGCTGGTGCAGCTGTTGCCTCTGTTGGATTTGGTGGCATCGAAGCAAAAGGGTTCTTGAAAATCGTTGAAGCTTTGCTGATTTCACCAGTACTCGCCTTCACACTCGGTTTCATCGTATATGCAGTCTTTAAAATCATCTTCAAAAAAGGAAATTTGGCGAAAACGAATCGTCGCTTCCGCCACGTCCAAATCGCAACTGCTGCATTACAATCGTACACACACGGTACGAATGATGCACAAAAAGCGATGGGGATCATCACACTCGCTTTGATTTCGTCTGGTTTCCAAACGGATCACGAAGTTGCCACTTGGGTTAAACTTTCCTGTGCGATCGCAATGGGTCTCGGAACATCTGTCGGTGGATGGCGCATCATCAAAACCGTCGGTGGTCAAATCATGAAAATCCGTCCAGTCAATGGTGTAGCAGCTGACTTAACATCAGCAGCAATCATTTTTGGTGCAACGGCGATTCATCTTCCTGTTTCGACGACACACGTCATCTCATCTGCCATCTTAGGTGTAGGTACATCGCACCGTAAGAAAGGTGTCAAGTGGGGAACAGCGCAACGCATGCTTATCACATGGGTCATCACATTGCCGATTTCAATGGCTTTAGCTGCTATGATCTACTATATTCTCGACTTCTTATTCATTAAATAA
- the pdxK gene encoding pyridoxine/pyridoxal/pyridoxamine kinase — protein sequence MTKRKALTIAGSDTSGGAGIQADLKTFQELGVYGMNALTVIVAQDPDHSWHHAVYPIDTELVRTQIHTVLGGIGVDAMKTGMLPTVEIIEAVAEKIKSSGVQNVVIDPVMVCKGEDEVLNPDTANALRDVLTPLATVVTPNVFEAGQLSGLGKTPATIDEMKLAAARIHEKGAQYVLVKGGSKIDHPQAVDVLYDGKEFILIEDERIETPYTHGAGCTYSAAITAELAKGASVEAAVRTAKSFITSAIRHSFRLNEYVGPTDHAAHRTVQS from the coding sequence ATGACAAAACGTAAAGCCTTAACGATTGCTGGTTCCGACACGAGTGGTGGAGCTGGCATTCAAGCTGATTTAAAGACGTTCCAAGAACTTGGCGTCTACGGAATGAATGCCTTGACGGTCATCGTCGCTCAAGATCCTGATCACTCTTGGCATCATGCGGTTTACCCAATCGACACAGAACTCGTCCGGACACAAATCCACACGGTCCTTGGAGGTATTGGTGTTGATGCGATGAAGACGGGAATGCTCCCGACTGTCGAAATCATTGAAGCCGTTGCCGAAAAAATCAAATCATCCGGCGTCCAAAACGTCGTCATCGATCCTGTTATGGTCTGTAAAGGCGAGGATGAGGTGCTAAACCCTGATACAGCGAACGCACTTCGTGATGTCTTGACACCACTTGCGACAGTCGTCACACCGAACGTCTTTGAAGCAGGTCAATTATCGGGTCTTGGTAAAACGCCAGCAACGATAGACGAAATGAAACTTGCAGCAGCGCGGATTCATGAAAAAGGTGCGCAATACGTTCTTGTTAAAGGTGGCAGTAAGATTGACCATCCACAAGCAGTTGACGTGCTTTATGACGGAAAAGAGTTTATCCTGATTGAGGACGAACGAATCGAGACACCGTACACGCACGGTGCCGGCTGCACGTACTCTGCAGCAATCACGGCCGAACTCGCAAAAGGTGCATCGGTAGAAGCTGCTGTCCGTACAGCAAAATCTTTTATCACTTCTGCGATTCGTCATTCATTCCGTTTGAATGAATACGTCGGACCAACTGATCACGCTGCACATCGTACAGTCCAGTCTTGA
- a CDS encoding DUF47 domain-containing protein, translating into MFSKKQDPFAVKLSEIAGHLKTTSQFFVDFKINGIADVKEFAHKVKDFETAGDDLMHQLIIDLNNAFITPIDREDLLALANALDDVLDGFEECSAIFEIYNIVQADEHMIKFVDEINIAVSELATSMDLLVARKLQPMREHVIKIKEQETICDNLRRKSIKALFATETDPIKIIQYKEIYESLESIADYCQDAANVIETIIMKNA; encoded by the coding sequence ATGTTTAGTAAAAAACAAGATCCATTCGCAGTTAAATTATCAGAAATCGCAGGACACTTAAAAACGACTTCGCAATTCTTCGTTGACTTTAAAATCAACGGCATCGCGGATGTAAAAGAATTTGCACATAAAGTAAAAGACTTCGAAACAGCTGGGGACGATTTGATGCATCAGTTGATCATCGACTTGAACAACGCGTTCATCACGCCAATCGATCGCGAAGACTTACTCGCACTCGCTAACGCACTCGATGACGTCTTAGATGGCTTTGAAGAATGTTCTGCTATTTTCGAAATCTACAATATCGTTCAAGCAGACGAGCACATGATTAAGTTCGTTGATGAAATCAACATCGCTGTTTCAGAACTCGCAACGTCAATGGATCTTCTTGTTGCACGTAAATTGCAACCGATGCGTGAACATGTCATTAAAATCAAAGAACAAGAGACGATTTGTGACAACTTACGCCGTAAATCAATCAAAGCATTGTTCGCAACAGAAACAGATCCAATTAAAATCATTCAATACAAAGAAATCTATGAATCGCTCGAATCAATCGCGGACTACTGCCAAGACGCAGCTAACGTCATTGAAACGATCATCATGAAAAACGCTTAA
- the bshB2 gene encoding bacillithiol biosynthesis deacetylase BshB2, translated as MTHEDHLLVVFPHPDDEAFSSAGTIIEHAENRGPVTYACLTLGEMGRNMGRPVFTNREQLATIRKRELIDAAEKMKISDLQMWGLRDKTVEFEDEAALADRILTLIQQTRPTRLISFYPGYAVHPDHEATARAVVRALRMMDPADRPEFLAVAFANNTKEELGEGTFIHDVSAYTDQKIKALEAHASQTGGLMKVISEDSNIRDLLVKERYYHYPL; from the coding sequence ATGACACACGAAGATCATTTACTCGTCGTCTTCCCTCACCCGGATGACGAAGCCTTCAGTTCTGCTGGTACGATCATCGAGCACGCAGAAAATCGTGGTCCTGTCACATATGCTTGTTTGACGCTCGGTGAGATGGGCCGTAACATGGGACGCCCTGTCTTTACGAACCGGGAACAGCTCGCAACGATTCGCAAACGTGAGTTGATCGATGCAGCTGAAAAAATGAAGATTTCGGATCTCCAAATGTGGGGACTTCGCGATAAGACCGTTGAATTCGAGGATGAAGCGGCACTTGCTGACCGTATCCTTACGTTGATTCAACAGACGCGCCCGACTCGCTTGATTTCATTTTATCCGGGTTACGCGGTCCATCCCGATCACGAAGCGACAGCTCGCGCCGTCGTTCGTGCCCTTCGGATGATGGATCCTGCCGATCGCCCTGAGTTCCTTGCGGTCGCTTTTGCGAACAATACGAAAGAAGAGCTTGGAGAAGGAACATTCATTCACGATGTCAGTGCCTATACGGATCAAAAGATCAAGGCACTCGAAGCACACGCTTCTCAAACAGGTGGTTTGATGAAAGTCATCTCGGAAGACTCGAACATCCGTGACCTGCTCGTCAAAGAACGCTATTACCACTATCCGCTGTAA